Genomic DNA from Pseudobacteroides sp.:
GGCAGCAGCTGATGCGGTCAACCTTTCCATCGGGAAATGTATTTTTTTCAGCCAGTGCCTTGCTGTTTTCACCGTATATCATAGTCAGCTTCCATTTCAGTGCAAGGTCGTCCCTGTACTTAATCATTTCCGGTATTTTAAAGTGGGTATCGATATGCACCAGAGGTATGGGCACATGTCCGAAAAATGCCTTCCTCGCCAGCCAAAGCAGCACCGTACTGTCTTTTCCAATAGACCATAACATACATATGTTTTTAAATTCCCTGTATGCTTCCCTTAATATATGAACACTTTGAGCTTCCAATTTATCTAAATGATTCATACCTCATCCTCCAATCTAATGTGAAGACCACATTCCTTTTTGTCCGGGTTCTCCCACCACCATCTTCCGCTGCGAACATCCTCGCCAGGCCTTACGGCCCTTGTACATGGCTGACAGCCGATGCTGGGGAAACCGTTTTTATATAAATTGCTGTATGGTATATTGTGCTTCTTTATATATTCCCAAACCATATCCTCAGTCCAAAAGGCTAAAGGATTTATTTTATATATGGAATGACTGCTGTCCCATTCGAAAATTTCTATCTCCTGCCTTGTCGCGGACTGGTCTCTTCTTAACCCGCAAATCCAGCCATCTACGGTGCTTAAAACTCTTTTTAGGGGTTTAACCTTTCTTATCTCACAGCATCTTTTTCTTTGCTCGACACTTTCATAAAAGAAATTCGGTCCATACTTTGACACTGCAGCTTCCAAGTCTTTGCTGTCAGGAGCATATACCTCATAATTGAAGTTATACCTTTGCATGGTCTCTGCCATAAGGTCATAGGTGTTTTGAAAATGCCTTCCTGTATCTAAAAAGAAAATTCGGGCTTTAGGGTTATTTTTAAGCAGAATATCGGTAAGAACCTGATCTTCAATAGAAAGACTCGATGCCAACACAATTTTTGAACTGCCTATTTCATTAATAACAAATCTTATAATATCTTCAGGGCTTTTTTTTACATACTCATTGTTTAGCTCAATTAAATTTAATTTACTCATTTATTTTCCCCTTCCATATAAAAATGTAATAGAGTTATCGCTTCTATCTGTCGATTAAATCACGTAATCCTCTGGTATAAATACCCTAAAATCTCTAGGTCTCACAAAAATATTTTGTTTTTCTTTAAGCCCAAGTTTCCTGTATTTCTCTTTGCTGATTTCCGCCTCAATATAATCTCCGCTGTCAAGCCTCCTTAGTTCCAGGTTTACTATGGGTCCTACAGCCCTTATAAAAACAATCTCTGCCCCAATAAATTCATTTCCTTTTGCATCAAGGCTTATTTCAATATCATGGGGGCGGATATAGCTAATTGCATTTTTATTTCTGGTTTCAGCGTGTTCCGGTACATCAAGCTTCATTGATCCTATTTCAACCTTCCCATTATGCACCCTTCCGTGGAAGAGGTTTACATTCCCCAAAAAATTATAAACAAAAGGGTTAACAGGATTATCGTACACCTCTTCAGGTGTACCTATTTGCTCTATCTTTCCTTTATTTAATATTACAATTCTATCTGCTACATCAAGTGCCTCCTCCTGATCATGTGTAACAAAAACACTTGTAATTGGGTATTCATCATGCAGCTTCCTGAGCCATCTTCGAAGGTCCTTTCTTACTTTTGCATCTAGAGCTCCAAAAGGCTCATCCAGCAGTAATACCTTCGGCTCAACAGCCAACGCCCTTGCAAGAGCAATTCTCTGACGCTGACCACCCGATAGCTGTGCAGGATAACGTTTCGCCAGTTCCTCCATCTTTACAAGGGAGAGCAGTTCATTCACCTTATTGTTAATTTCCTCCTTGTCAGGCCTCAGCTTAGAAGGTCTGACCTTCAAACCGAAAGCTATGTTTTCAAAAACATTCATGTGTTTAAATAATGCATAATGCTGAAAAACAAATCCAACTTTTCTATCCTGTGTACTTTTTCGTGTGTTATCTTCACCGTCAAAAATAATGTTTCCGCTGTCAGCCGTTTCCAACCCGGCAATTATTCTTAAAAGAGTTGTCTTCCCTGAACCTGACGGCCCCAATAGAGCCACCAGTTCTCCAGTGTTGATCTGAAGATTTATTTCGCTTAGTGCCTTAAATGAATCAAAGGACTTTGTTATATTGGAAATCTCAATACTCATAGCCATCCCTCCAGCTTAAAATTTAAATTTAGGAGTTATTTCCTCTGCCAAAGGAAAATCAATTACTCTTTCGGTATTGCTGACTAATCTTCCAGTCGGCAATATTTTTTATAATGAGATTTATAATAGCAATTATTGTTAGCAGTGTTGCAACCGCAAAAGCAGCAGAAAACTTGTATTCATTGTATAGAATCTCAACATGAAGGGGAAGTGTATTAGTAAGCCCTCTTATATGACCTGATACAACCGAAACTGCACCGAACTCCCCTGCTGCTCTTGCAGCTGTGAGCATTACCCCGTATAAAAGTGCCCATTTGACATTGGGAAGGGTTATAAGAAAGAATGTTTTTAAGCCGCTTGCCCCCAAAGTAAGTGCAGCCTCCTCTTCCGAGGTTCCCTGGACTTCCATTAAAGGAATCAATTCCCTGGCTACAAAGGGCATTGTTACAAATAAAGTAGCAATAACAATACCGGCAGGGGCAAATATCACCTTAATACCCAAAGCAGTAAGAATTGGAGCTAAAAGTCCATGACTGGTGCTGAAAAGCAAAACAAATATCAATCCTGCAACAACAGGGGAAATTGCAAAGGGTAAATCTATTATAGTAATTAGCAGGTTTTTTCCTTTAAACTTAAATTTAGCTACTGCCCAAGCTACTATAAGTCCAAATGCAGTATTTATGGGAACAACAATGGCTATTGTAAAAAGTGTCAGCTTTATGGCTTTCATAGCCATGGGATCACTGATTGCAGCATAGTACACACTTGCTCCCTGCTCAAAAGCTTTAATAAATACTGAAATGAGAGGAACCAGGAGCATTAGTACAAAAAACATTAGTGCAATTGTTGTTAAAACTATGGGGACGATTTTTGATTTACTTACCACTTTTCTACTATTTTGACTTATGATCTTAATATTTATAGGAATACTTCCACCCATATTTATCACTCCTACTTTTTTATTTATTTATGCCTGTTACTGGTCCACCATTGGAAGATATTGATGATTAAAAGCATTATAAAAGATACAACAAGCA
This window encodes:
- the cysW gene encoding sulfate ABC transporter permease subunit CysW, giving the protein MGGSIPINIKIISQNSRKVVSKSKIVPIVLTTIALMFFVLMLLVPLISVFIKAFEQGASVYYAAISDPMAMKAIKLTLFTIAIVVPINTAFGLIVAWAVAKFKFKGKNLLITIIDLPFAISPVVAGLIFVLLFSTSHGLLAPILTALGIKVIFAPAGIVIATLFVTMPFVARELIPLMEVQGTSEEEAALTLGASGLKTFFLITLPNVKWALLYGVMLTAARAAGEFGAVSVVSGHIRGLTNTLPLHVEILYNEYKFSAAFAVATLLTIIAIINLIIKNIADWKISQQYRKSN
- a CDS encoding phosphoadenylyl-sulfate reductase; amino-acid sequence: MSKLNLIELNNEYVKKSPEDIIRFVINEIGSSKIVLASSLSIEDQVLTDILLKNNPKARIFFLDTGRHFQNTYDLMAETMQRYNFNYEVYAPDSKDLEAAVSKYGPNFFYESVEQRKRCCEIRKVKPLKRVLSTVDGWICGLRRDQSATRQEIEIFEWDSSHSIYKINPLAFWTEDMVWEYIKKHNIPYSNLYKNGFPSIGCQPCTRAVRPGEDVRSGRWWWENPDKKECGLHIRLEDEV
- a CDS encoding sulfate/molybdate ABC transporter ATP-binding protein, producing MSIEISNITKSFDSFKALSEINLQINTGELVALLGPSGSGKTTLLRIIAGLETADSGNIIFDGEDNTRKSTQDRKVGFVFQHYALFKHMNVFENIAFGLKVRPSKLRPDKEEINNKVNELLSLVKMEELAKRYPAQLSGGQRQRIALARALAVEPKVLLLDEPFGALDAKVRKDLRRWLRKLHDEYPITSVFVTHDQEEALDVADRIVILNKGKIEQIGTPEEVYDNPVNPFVYNFLGNVNLFHGRVHNGKVEIGSMKLDVPEHAETRNKNAISYIRPHDIEISLDAKGNEFIGAEIVFIRAVGPIVNLELRRLDSGDYIEAEISKEKYRKLGLKEKQNIFVRPRDFRVFIPEDYVI